The following are encoded in a window of Blattabacterium cuenoti genomic DNA:
- the carA gene encoding glutamine-hydrolyzing carbamoyl-phosphate synthase small subunit, with translation MKNNIKKAMLVLEDGTEYPAYHFGAKISSSGEVVFNTAMVGYTESLTDPSYKGQILTYTYPIIGNYGVPSSSWKEGIQEFYESDQVQVTGLIISYYSSRPYHWNMSLSLSDWLEEHGVPGLYGVDTRFIAQKLRKKGGSMLGKILMEKEDLPFYDPNQENLSEKVSVQNKILYGKGKYKILLVDFGLKNNILRCLLRRDCTIIRVPWNYDFTKEEYDGLVLSNGPGNPKIYEKPISYLRKALKKEKPIFGICLGNQLLGIAAGGDTYKLPYAHRGHNQPVVLLEKGQNFITSQNHGYVLDTKNISKEWKMFFKNLNDNTCEGIIHDYKPFFSVQFHPEASSGPTDTEFLFDLFINSMEKKRIFQV, from the coding sequence ATGAAAAATAATATAAAAAAGGCTATGCTTGTACTGGAAGATGGAACAGAATATCCAGCTTATCATTTTGGAGCGAAAATCTCTTCTTCTGGAGAAGTAGTTTTTAATACAGCTATGGTAGGTTACACGGAAAGTTTAACTGATCCTTCTTACAAAGGTCAAATATTGACTTATACTTATCCTATAATAGGAAATTATGGAGTTCCCTCTTCCTCTTGGAAGGAAGGAATCCAGGAATTCTATGAATCCGATCAGGTTCAAGTCACCGGTCTTATTATTTCCTATTATTCCAGTCGGCCGTATCATTGGAATATGAGCTTATCTCTATCGGATTGGTTGGAAGAACATGGTGTACCTGGATTATATGGAGTAGATACTAGATTTATTGCACAAAAACTAAGAAAAAAAGGGGGTAGCATGTTAGGTAAAATTTTAATGGAAAAAGAAGATCTTCCTTTTTATGATCCTAACCAGGAAAATCTTTCTGAAAAAGTATCTGTACAGAATAAAATTCTGTATGGAAAAGGAAAATATAAAATATTACTTGTAGATTTTGGATTAAAGAATAATATTTTGCGTTGCCTTTTACGGAGGGATTGTACTATCATCCGGGTTCCATGGAATTATGATTTTACGAAGGAAGAATATGACGGGTTGGTCCTTTCTAATGGTCCTGGAAATCCAAAAATTTATGAAAAACCCATATCTTATCTTCGTAAGGCTCTGAAAAAAGAAAAACCTATATTTGGAATATGTTTAGGAAATCAACTTTTGGGAATTGCTGCAGGAGGAGATACTTACAAGCTTCCATATGCACACAGAGGACATAATCAACCAGTTGTTTTATTAGAAAAAGGACAAAATTTTATCACATCACAAAACCATGGATATGTTTTGGATACTAAAAATATTTCTAAAGAGTGGAAAATGTTCTTCAAAAATTTAAATGATAACACTTGCGAAGGAATTATTCATGATTACAAACCTTTTTTTTCGGTGCAATTTCATCCAGAAGCATCAAGTGGACCTACAGATACGGAATTTTTATTCGATCTTTTTATTAATTCTATGGAAAAAAAAAGAATCTTCCAAGTATGA
- the argC gene encoding N-acetyl-gamma-glutamyl-phosphate reductase gives MIKIGIIGGAGYTAGELMRLMVYHPKVRIKSVVSRSHPGELIHSVHQDLLGEIDNMKFTDSLNKDVDVVFLCSGHGQSRKELKNLLETIKVIDLSQDFRMINQSVFLRRKFIYGLPELQKEIIKISNNIANPGCFATAILLAVLPLAKKKLLKRNIHISAITGSTGSGKSMSETNQFSWRNNNISTYKIFNHQHLQEIQQTIHQVQNNFSSEVYLIPYRGNFSRGIITTLYTHSGFSLEENKEIYKDYYKNHPFVEISDLNIDVKQVVNTNKCILHLMKEKNQLIVLSVIDNLIKGASGQAVQNMNLMFHLDEICGLKLKSVRF, from the coding sequence ATGATTAAGATAGGCATTATAGGAGGGGCTGGATATACTGCTGGAGAATTAATGAGATTAATGGTTTATCATCCAAAAGTAAGGATAAAGAGCGTGGTAAGTAGGAGCCATCCAGGAGAATTGATTCATTCAGTTCATCAAGATTTATTAGGAGAAATAGATAATATGAAGTTTACCGATTCTTTAAACAAGGATGTTGATGTAGTATTTCTTTGTTCAGGGCATGGACAATCTAGAAAAGAATTAAAAAATCTATTAGAAACTATCAAAGTTATTGATCTTAGTCAAGATTTTAGAATGATCAATCAATCGGTTTTTTTGAGAAGAAAATTTATCTATGGATTACCAGAATTACAAAAAGAGATTATAAAAATCTCTAATAATATTGCTAATCCAGGATGTTTTGCTACAGCGATTCTTTTAGCTGTATTACCCTTAGCTAAAAAAAAACTATTGAAAAGAAATATTCATATTAGTGCTATAACTGGTTCCACAGGTTCTGGAAAGAGCATGAGTGAGACTAACCAATTTAGTTGGAGAAATAATAACATTTCTACTTATAAAATATTTAATCATCAGCATTTACAAGAAATTCAACAAACTATCCATCAAGTCCAAAATAATTTTTCATCGGAAGTTTATTTGATCCCTTATAGGGGAAATTTTTCTAGAGGAATTATAACTACTTTATATACTCATTCTGGTTTTTCTTTGGAAGAAAATAAGGAAATCTATAAAGATTATTATAAAAATCATCCTTTTGTGGAAATTTCTGATCTAAATATAGATGTAAAACAAGTAGTTAACACCAATAAGTGTATTTTACATCTTATGAAAGAAAAGAATCAATTGATTGTTCTTAGTGTGATAGATAATCTTATAAAAGGAGCTTCCGGTCAAGCTGTTCAGAATATGAATCTTATGTTTCATTTGGATGAAATTTGTGGTTTGAAATTAAAATCCGTTCGTTTTTAA
- a CDS encoding aspartate aminotransferase family protein: protein MELFNVYPILDIELTKGKGVYIFDKQGHMYLDFYGGHAVISIGHSHSYYLKALTEQIHKISYYSNSVFISQKKKLANLLGRFSGYENYSLFLCNSGTESNENALKIASFHTGKKKIIAFKGAFHGRTSGSVSVTDNYKIVSPFDAQHETIFIDYQDLNLLERELKTGEICALITEGIQGVSGIIDPGSNFFCKVWELCKKYDTIFIVDEVQSGYGRTGSFFYHQFYSVEPDLITIAKGMGNGFPIGGVLIHPKFIPYYGMLGTTFGGNHLACAAGIAVLEIMKKENLIENAQKMGNILLQELRMIPQIKKIRGRGLMLGLEFDFPIQDLKNILIYKEKVFVGTSNNSYILRLLPPLIINVNHIKLFITKLKNALAYLKNEK, encoded by the coding sequence ATGGAGCTATTTAACGTCTATCCTATTTTAGATATAGAATTAACCAAGGGAAAAGGTGTTTATATATTTGATAAACAAGGTCATATGTATTTAGATTTTTATGGAGGACATGCCGTTATTTCCATTGGTCATTCGCATTCATATTATTTAAAAGCCTTAACAGAACAAATTCATAAAATATCTTATTATTCGAATAGTGTTTTTATTTCTCAAAAGAAAAAATTGGCGAATTTACTTGGTCGTTTTTCAGGATATGAAAACTATTCGTTATTTCTTTGCAATTCAGGAACTGAATCCAATGAAAATGCTTTGAAAATCGCCTCTTTTCATACAGGAAAGAAAAAAATTATTGCTTTTAAAGGAGCCTTTCATGGAAGAACAAGTGGAAGTGTATCTGTGACGGATAATTATAAAATAGTATCTCCTTTCGATGCCCAACATGAAACTATATTTATAGATTATCAAGATCTAAATTTATTAGAAAGGGAATTAAAAACTGGAGAGATTTGTGCTTTAATTACGGAAGGAATACAAGGGGTATCTGGAATTATAGATCCTGGTTCAAATTTTTTTTGTAAAGTTTGGGAACTTTGCAAAAAGTACGATACAATTTTTATTGTGGATGAAGTTCAAAGTGGATATGGAAGAACTGGATCTTTTTTTTATCATCAGTTTTATTCTGTTGAGCCAGATTTAATTACTATCGCTAAAGGAATGGGAAATGGATTTCCCATAGGGGGAGTGCTTATACATCCTAAATTTATCCCTTATTATGGAATGTTAGGCACGACATTTGGTGGAAATCATCTAGCTTGTGCTGCAGGGATTGCTGTTTTGGAGATTATGAAAAAAGAAAATTTAATTGAAAATGCTCAAAAAATGGGAAATATCCTTTTGCAAGAATTACGGATGATTCCTCAAATAAAAAAAATAAGAGGAAGAGGATTGATGTTAGGGTTAGAATTTGATTTTCCTATTCAAGATTTGAAAAATATTTTAATATACAAAGAAAAAGTATTTGTAGGAACGTCTAACAATTCATATATCTTACGATTACTCCCTCCACTGATTATTAACGTAAATCATATTAAATTATTTATAACAAAACTAAAAAATGCCTTAGCATATCTAAAAAATGAAAAATAA